Proteins from a genomic interval of Ictalurus furcatus strain D&B chromosome 2, Billie_1.0, whole genome shotgun sequence:
- the aimp2 gene encoding aminoacyl tRNA synthase complex-interacting multifunctional protein 2 isoform X2: MPMYQNGEVDPALKALEARQDEIMRKLYELKAAIDGLAKTVTTPDADMDVTTLSQTTTVPSFTGTADLDALLGKDLGALRDIVINANPASPPLSLLVLHGLLCQSYRVLSSVHVHSSVSSVPPQLLSCLGPRHTDSYSRQRFQLGFTLIWKDVPKVQMKFSTQSMCPIEGEANVARFLFRLLGSEPKDPIVATQLDSWVDTAFFQLAEGGSKERAAVLRSLNSTLGRSIWLLGHEPSLADIACACCILQDGKALSTPANVQRWLQACRNLEHFHCITPLL, from the exons ATGCCCATGTACCAG AATGGGGAGGTGGATCCTGCCCTTAAAGCTCTGGAGGCTCGCCAGGACGAGATTATGCGCAAGCTCTATGAACTGAAAGCAGCAATCGACGGCCTGGCGAAGACAGTCACTACTCCAGATGCTGACATGGATGTTACCACTCTGTCACAGACCACTACAGTGCCCTCCTTCACGGGCACGGCTGATCTGGACGCTCTTCTCGGCAAG GACCTAGGTGCTCTGAGGGACATAGTGATCAATGCCAACCCTGCCAGTCCACCACTCTCCCTGCTGGTGCTTCACGGGCTTCTGTGCCAGAGTTATCGTGTGCTCTCCTCCGTGCATGTGCACTCATCCGTCTCCAGCGTGCCTCCTCAGCTGCTCTCGTGCTTAGGGCCGCGCCATACTGACAGCTATAGCCGCCAACGCTTCCAGTTGGGCTTTACGCTCATATGGAAAGACG TGCCAAAAGTGCAGATGAAGTTCAGCACGCAGAGTATGTGCCCCATCGAGGGTGAGGCCAACGTGGCACGCTTCCTCTTTCGGCTGCTGGGCTCTGAGCCGAAGGACCCGATTGTTGCCACACAGTTGGACAGCTGGGTGGACACGGCCTTTTTCCAGCTGGCAGAGGGGGGCAGTAAGGAGCGTGCGGCTGTGCTGCGTTCACTCAACAGCACTCTGGGCCGTTCGATATGGCTGCTGGGCCATGAGCCTTCATTGGCTGACATCGCATGCGCGTGCTGCATCCTTCAAGACGGCAAGGCCTTGTCCACTCCTGCCAACGTGCAGCGCTGGCTCCAGGCGTGCAGGAACCTTGAGCACTTCCACTGCATCACCCCTTTGCTGTAG
- the aimp2 gene encoding aminoacyl tRNA synthase complex-interacting multifunctional protein 2 isoform X1 yields MPMYQVKPTSQGDIKIDLPTCMYKLPNIHAQPGSSCAEYPLQNGEVDPALKALEARQDEIMRKLYELKAAIDGLAKTVTTPDADMDVTTLSQTTTVPSFTGTADLDALLGKDLGALRDIVINANPASPPLSLLVLHGLLCQSYRVLSSVHVHSSVSSVPPQLLSCLGPRHTDSYSRQRFQLGFTLIWKDVPKVQMKFSTQSMCPIEGEANVARFLFRLLGSEPKDPIVATQLDSWVDTAFFQLAEGGSKERAAVLRSLNSTLGRSIWLLGHEPSLADIACACCILQDGKALSTPANVQRWLQACRNLEHFHCITPLL; encoded by the exons ATGCCCATGTACCAGGTAAAGCCCACTAGCCAGGGTGACATAAAGATTGATTTGCCAACGTGCATGTACAAGTTACCGAATATCCACGCGCAGCCTGGAAGCAGCTGCGCCGAATATCCGCTGCAG AATGGGGAGGTGGATCCTGCCCTTAAAGCTCTGGAGGCTCGCCAGGACGAGATTATGCGCAAGCTCTATGAACTGAAAGCAGCAATCGACGGCCTGGCGAAGACAGTCACTACTCCAGATGCTGACATGGATGTTACCACTCTGTCACAGACCACTACAGTGCCCTCCTTCACGGGCACGGCTGATCTGGACGCTCTTCTCGGCAAG GACCTAGGTGCTCTGAGGGACATAGTGATCAATGCCAACCCTGCCAGTCCACCACTCTCCCTGCTGGTGCTTCACGGGCTTCTGTGCCAGAGTTATCGTGTGCTCTCCTCCGTGCATGTGCACTCATCCGTCTCCAGCGTGCCTCCTCAGCTGCTCTCGTGCTTAGGGCCGCGCCATACTGACAGCTATAGCCGCCAACGCTTCCAGTTGGGCTTTACGCTCATATGGAAAGACG TGCCAAAAGTGCAGATGAAGTTCAGCACGCAGAGTATGTGCCCCATCGAGGGTGAGGCCAACGTGGCACGCTTCCTCTTTCGGCTGCTGGGCTCTGAGCCGAAGGACCCGATTGTTGCCACACAGTTGGACAGCTGGGTGGACACGGCCTTTTTCCAGCTGGCAGAGGGGGGCAGTAAGGAGCGTGCGGCTGTGCTGCGTTCACTCAACAGCACTCTGGGCCGTTCGATATGGCTGCTGGGCCATGAGCCTTCATTGGCTGACATCGCATGCGCGTGCTGCATCCTTCAAGACGGCAAGGCCTTGTCCACTCCTGCCAACGTGCAGCGCTGGCTCCAGGCGTGCAGGAACCTTGAGCACTTCCACTGCATCACCCCTTTGCTGTAG